The following proteins come from a genomic window of Aquimarina sp. MAR_2010_214:
- a CDS encoding tetratricopeptide repeat protein has product MNTSKKKKTLYFVIVMIIITTITYLNHFNNSFHFDDIHTITQNPNIRSLKNIPVFFSDGTTFSSLPQNQSYRPIVSTSLALDYWLGNGYNMFYFHLTSFILFLLQGFLIFLFTYKILDISYPNPNNFYITAILTLWYMLHPVMAETINYIIARSDLQSTFFVLLAFVLYQYSNFSRKTYLYILPIILGALAKPTAVMFAPLFLFYTILFDQKISILKVFSLKNILTLIKKVTPIFVSCLLIYLFTDYMTPKTFSTGSTEVFRYLISQPFVILYYFGSLFLPIHLSADTDWILLENIWSYNFLIGFVFIIILLYIALITSKQKKYRPISFGILWFFISLAPTSSFIPLAEVMNDHRMFFPYVGLIISVGWSFLLLIKYVQKKYQLNKWYIITPIFILISVYAFGTYQRNEVWHNDENLWKDVTIKSPKNARGLMNYGITKMEKGDYDSAEVYFKKALIIKPYYPFLHINLGILYSSKGNKTIAEEYYKKATEYGVKYYSSWFYYGKFLWQENRNQESIEKLSKSLELSPNSIETRIILMENYLELEDWRNLNKIASSTLEIDRNNNRVQLFLLASIEKTSKLEAEEKRIANQPTATKYFNLSFKYYQKKQYSKSISIAEKAITLNSNYTEAYNNICSAYTILGDYNKAIEACNKALKLNPNYQLAKNNLKNAHNHKAKTEYQINLLKKDPTEANYLNLSLLYYNNKLFEKCIKIAEEGVLKHPNSDKLYNNICTSYNALKEWNKAFEAGKKGLAINPNNQLLRNNYNVTLKNIKN; this is encoded by the coding sequence TTGAATACATCCAAAAAAAAGAAAACATTATACTTTGTTATTGTTATGATCATAATCACTACGATAACCTATCTAAATCATTTTAACAATTCTTTTCATTTTGATGATATTCACACCATTACTCAAAACCCTAATATTAGAAGTTTAAAAAACATTCCTGTTTTTTTTTCAGATGGAACAACATTTAGTTCTTTACCTCAGAATCAATCTTATCGCCCAATAGTTTCAACCTCTTTGGCATTAGATTATTGGTTGGGAAACGGATATAACATGTTTTATTTTCATCTAACTTCTTTTATACTTTTCCTGCTTCAAGGTTTCCTTATTTTTCTTTTTACTTATAAAATTCTTGATATTTCTTATCCGAACCCCAATAACTTTTATATTACCGCAATCCTAACACTGTGGTACATGCTTCATCCTGTAATGGCTGAAACTATAAACTACATTATTGCTAGATCAGATTTACAGTCAACTTTTTTTGTTCTTTTAGCTTTTGTATTGTATCAATACTCTAATTTTTCGCGAAAAACATATTTATATATATTACCAATTATATTAGGCGCTCTAGCAAAACCTACTGCTGTAATGTTTGCTCCTCTATTTTTGTTTTACACTATCTTATTTGATCAAAAGATAAGTATCCTTAAAGTCTTTTCGCTTAAAAATATCTTAACTCTTATCAAAAAAGTAACTCCCATATTTGTTAGTTGCTTACTCATATATTTATTTACTGATTATATGACTCCAAAAACATTTAGTACAGGATCAACTGAAGTTTTCAGATATCTGATTTCTCAACCATTTGTAATTCTTTATTATTTTGGAAGCCTTTTCTTACCGATCCACTTAAGTGCTGATACAGATTGGATTTTGCTTGAAAATATTTGGTCATATAATTTTCTTATAGGGTTCGTATTCATTATAATTCTACTCTATATAGCTTTAATTACTTCTAAACAAAAAAAATATCGTCCGATTAGTTTTGGAATTTTATGGTTCTTTATTTCATTAGCCCCAACTTCTAGTTTTATCCCCTTAGCAGAAGTAATGAATGACCACAGAATGTTTTTTCCTTATGTTGGATTAATAATAAGTGTTGGCTGGAGTTTTTTATTATTAATTAAATACGTTCAAAAAAAGTATCAACTTAATAAGTGGTATATCATAACACCTATATTTATATTAATATCAGTATATGCATTTGGAACATACCAAAGAAACGAAGTATGGCATAATGATGAAAATTTATGGAAAGATGTCACCATTAAAAGCCCAAAAAATGCTAGAGGATTAATGAATTATGGTATTACAAAAATGGAAAAAGGAGATTATGATAGTGCAGAGGTGTATTTCAAAAAAGCGCTTATAATAAAACCGTATTATCCGTTTTTACATATAAATCTAGGGATATTATATAGCTCAAAAGGAAACAAAACAATTGCTGAAGAGTATTATAAAAAAGCAACAGAATATGGAGTAAAATATTACAGTTCTTGGTTCTATTATGGTAAATTTTTATGGCAGGAAAACCGAAATCAAGAATCAATTGAAAAACTATCCAAATCATTAGAATTATCTCCTAATAGTATTGAAACACGAATCATACTTATGGAAAATTATCTAGAATTAGAAGATTGGAGAAATTTGAATAAAATAGCTTCTAGTACTCTCGAGATAGATAGAAACAATAACAGAGTTCAATTATTTTTATTGGCTAGTATTGAAAAAACCAGTAAACTTGAAGCAGAAGAAAAAAGAATTGCAAATCAACCAACAGCCACAAAATATTTTAATTTAAGTTTTAAATATTATCAAAAAAAACAATATTCTAAATCTATTTCTATTGCAGAAAAAGCAATAACCCTAAACTCTAATTACACTGAAGCTTACAATAATATTTGCAGTGCATATACTATTCTAGGAGATTACAACAAAGCAATCGAAGCTTGTAACAAAGCACTTAAATTAAACCCTAATTATCAGCTTGCCAAAAACAATCTGAAAAATGCACATAATCACAAAGCAAAAACAGAATACCAAATCAATCTATTAAAAAAAGATCCTACCGAAGCAAATTATCTTAATCTAAGCCTATTATATTATAACAATAAACTATTTGAAAAATGTATAAAAATAGCAGAAGAAGGTGTACTAAAGCATCCAAATTCTGATAAATTGTACAATAATATTTGCACTTCTTATAATGCATTAAAAGAATGGAATAAAGCCTTCGAAGCTGGTAAAAAAGGACTAGCTATCAATCCCAACAATCAGCTTCTTAGAAACAATTACAATGTTACCTTAAAGAATATAAAAAACTAG
- a CDS encoding acetyltransferase, with protein MKSIVIVGTGDYAEMAYHYLKRDNYNEVIAFSVEKAFKTVEEFCGLPVVDFEDIINNFSPQTHELLIAIGPNKVNTVRERLYLEAKNIGYNFVTYISPRANVWDARMIGENSFIFDGCVVEPGVTIGCNTVLWSGTVIAHHSTIGDHCFLAPSVAVSGKITIKNNCFIGINATIRDHVTIAEYCIVGCGAVIKKNTIKNGVYSTKGTDLLRNDSIETHV; from the coding sequence ATGAAATCTATTGTTATTGTTGGAACTGGTGATTATGCTGAAATGGCATATCACTATTTGAAAAGAGATAATTATAATGAAGTTATAGCTTTTTCTGTTGAGAAAGCGTTCAAGACTGTAGAAGAGTTTTGTGGTTTGCCAGTTGTTGATTTTGAAGATATAATAAATAACTTCTCTCCACAAACACATGAACTATTAATAGCCATTGGGCCTAATAAAGTTAATACTGTTAGAGAGCGTTTATATCTTGAAGCAAAAAATATCGGTTACAATTTTGTTACATATATAAGCCCAAGAGCTAATGTTTGGGATGCCAGAATGATAGGCGAAAATAGTTTTATTTTTGATGGTTGTGTTGTAGAACCAGGTGTTACGATAGGTTGTAATACTGTCTTGTGGTCGGGAACAGTGATAGCACATCATTCTACAATTGGAGATCATTGTTTTCTGGCACCATCGGTTGCTGTTTCTGGAAAAATTACAATTAAGAATAATTGCTTTATAGGAATAAACGCTACAATAAGAGATCATGTTACCATTGCTGAATATTGTATTGTTGGATGTGGAGCTGTAATTAAAAAGAATACCATAAAAAATGGTGTATACTCTACAAAAGGTACAGACCTATTACGTAATGATAGTATAGAAACCCATGTTTAA
- a CDS encoding glutaminase produces the protein MDYQQILNEIRSELPLISYTGKVASYIPELAKIRPDKFGMHLHCINSGHYSFGDNNERFSIQSISKVFALTMAMSLLDDELFKRVDVEPSGDPFNSLVQLEYENGIPRNPFINAGALVICDVLISLLKDPKKDFLNFIHKITGNTDLEINPKVFQSEKTYSYRNAALLNLMKSFGNIKNDIETVLDFYIYQCAIEMSCKELSTAFMIYTNGGKRLWDNELILSPRKVKRINAIMQTCGFYDEAGEFSYRVGLPGKSGVGGGIVAVHPGQYTVAVWSPPLNPKGNSELGMYTLERLTTLTGLSIF, from the coding sequence TTGGATTATCAACAAATACTTAACGAAATAAGATCTGAGCTCCCTTTAATATCTTATACAGGAAAAGTAGCTTCGTACATTCCGGAATTAGCAAAAATTAGACCTGACAAATTTGGAATGCATCTACATTGTATTAATTCTGGTCATTATAGTTTTGGTGATAACAATGAACGATTTTCTATTCAGAGTATATCAAAGGTATTTGCATTAACTATGGCAATGTCTCTACTTGATGATGAGTTATTTAAACGCGTGGATGTCGAGCCTTCTGGAGATCCATTTAATTCTTTAGTGCAATTAGAATATGAGAATGGGATTCCCAGAAACCCATTTATTAATGCAGGTGCTCTTGTGATATGTGATGTTTTAATATCACTACTAAAGGATCCAAAAAAAGATTTTCTTAATTTTATACATAAGATTACAGGCAATACCGATCTTGAAATCAACCCAAAAGTTTTTCAATCCGAAAAAACGTATAGTTATCGCAATGCTGCCCTATTAAACCTAATGAAATCTTTTGGCAATATTAAAAATGATATTGAAACCGTTCTTGATTTCTATATTTATCAATGTGCTATAGAAATGTCTTGTAAAGAACTTTCTACTGCATTTATGATATACACCAACGGCGGAAAACGATTATGGGACAATGAACTAATACTATCACCCAGAAAGGTAAAACGTATTAATGCAATAATGCAGACCTGTGGTTTTTATGATGAAGCCGGAGAGTTTAGTTATAGAGTAGGTTTACCCGGAAAAAGTGGCGTTGGTGGGGGAATTGTAGCGGTACACCCCGGGCAGTATACTGTAGCAGTATGGAGCCCACCATTAAACCCTAAAGGAAACTCAGAACTTGGAATGTATACCCTAGAACGATTAACAACTTTAACCGGATTGTCTATTTTTTAG
- the rffA gene encoding dTDP-4-amino-4,6-dideoxygalactose transaminase encodes MIPFNKPYMTGDELYYIKDAVARGKISGNGYYTEKCHSYFEEKMGFRNCLLTSSCTDALEMAAILIDIEPGDEVIMPSYTFVSTANAFVLRGAKIIFADSAAQNPNMDANGLEELITSKTKAIVVVHYAGIACDMDKIMRLADTHNLYVIEDAAQAIDSYYKDKPLGTIGHLAAFSFHETKNIISGEGGMLVINDERFDNRAEIIWEKGTNRSAFFRGEVDKYSWVDIGSSFLPSDVTAAFLYAQLENLEKIQARRKKLWNFYYKGLQNLKKEGFLELPDVPEYATVNGHLFYITCNSIQERTDLISFLKGYDIHSVFHYLSLHKSPFYVKENESLELVNCDTFSNTLLRLPLYYELDTESQNKIITLIDQFKKSR; translated from the coding sequence ATGATACCTTTTAATAAGCCTTATATGACTGGAGACGAATTGTATTATATCAAAGATGCTGTAGCTCGCGGTAAAATCTCTGGAAATGGATATTATACTGAAAAATGTCATTCTTATTTCGAAGAAAAGATGGGGTTTCGCAATTGCTTACTTACATCTTCCTGTACTGATGCTTTGGAGATGGCTGCAATTTTAATTGATATAGAACCAGGCGACGAAGTTATAATGCCATCTTATACTTTTGTTTCTACGGCTAACGCTTTTGTTTTACGGGGAGCAAAAATAATTTTTGCTGATAGTGCTGCTCAAAATCCAAATATGGATGCAAATGGTTTAGAAGAGTTAATTACGTCAAAAACAAAAGCAATTGTTGTGGTTCATTATGCTGGAATAGCATGTGATATGGATAAAATTATGCGTCTTGCAGATACACATAATCTATATGTTATAGAAGATGCTGCGCAGGCGATAGATTCATATTATAAAGATAAACCATTAGGAACTATAGGTCATTTGGCAGCATTTTCATTTCATGAAACCAAAAATATAATCTCAGGAGAAGGAGGAATGCTAGTCATTAATGATGAACGTTTTGATAATCGGGCAGAAATAATATGGGAAAAAGGGACCAATCGTTCTGCTTTTTTTAGAGGAGAAGTAGATAAATATTCGTGGGTTGATATTGGATCTTCTTTTCTCCCTTCTGATGTAACAGCAGCTTTTTTGTATGCGCAATTAGAAAATTTAGAAAAGATTCAAGCCAGAAGGAAAAAATTATGGAATTTCTATTACAAAGGATTACAAAATCTTAAAAAAGAAGGTTTTTTAGAACTCCCTGATGTTCCAGAGTATGCTACTGTTAATGGCCATTTGTTTTATATAACCTGTAATAGTATACAAGAAAGAACAGATCTTATTTCTTTCTTGAAGGGATACGATATTCATAGTGTTTTTCACTATTTATCTCTTCACAAAAGCCCATTCTATGTTAAAGAAAATGAATCTTTAGAGCTTGTAAATTGTGATACCTTTTCAAATACATTATTACGATTGCCATTGTATTATGAATTGGATACAGAGAGTCAAAATAAGATTATAACTTTGATTGATCAATTTAAAAAAAGTAGATAA
- a CDS encoding HTTM domain-containing protein translates to MLLWMIILIFIIIGFYTRLATIINYLFTLIFISSSTNYAYHMFYVYIGMNFLLIFLPIQKSLSIDVIFKKLKYLGLGLIYVPSKISKINYLLPVFVGLGIVYLDSVIFYKIQSPMWLRGLGMWLPSSLSHVSIANNQWILNQELLTKFLSYLTMTFEFMFVFLFWNKKFRIPLLIIGFGLHLGIYIEYPIPYFAFGCIAIYLLLVPVSWWDKIWNKLKNTKESLTVFYDSSDIFCQRLKVIIQSLDVLNRIKFIEYFDVKESIDKLPEGKKEKIYAVDTENVSYAKQNLLKKVVKISPLCFPILFGNKINLYKESINKNSGATFKKIKLIEVTDDNPYNRKQDKLRNSILGSFFFLVIVFQLQVHYSFFDSNSTTYFVNQNLVKYLGICEHPVFMDDHFKGYNNVYGLKYNNKFLPILNEKGMPDDYLTGGVYVNWLWRVNKPYVTKDTYSLKKGLMDYSLFWAHRNEIDLSLKQEFEIVRKKINVSFKWEKDLLRKNIDSPWEKTGILIWKNKNPQFFWDSNSKQ, encoded by the coding sequence TTGTTATTATGGATGATAATTCTTATTTTTATCATTATAGGTTTTTATACCAGATTAGCTACAATTATTAATTATTTGTTTACCCTAATATTTATTTCTAGTAGTACCAATTATGCATATCATATGTTTTATGTATATATAGGGATGAACTTTTTACTTATATTTTTACCTATACAAAAATCTTTATCTATTGATGTAATATTTAAGAAATTAAAGTATTTAGGTCTGGGCTTAATATATGTTCCTTCTAAAATATCAAAGATTAATTATTTATTGCCTGTCTTTGTTGGGCTTGGAATTGTTTATTTAGATTCGGTTATCTTTTATAAAATACAGTCTCCGATGTGGCTTCGAGGTTTAGGTATGTGGTTACCTTCATCACTTTCACATGTCTCTATTGCAAATAATCAATGGATACTAAACCAAGAATTGTTGACTAAGTTTTTATCCTATTTGACAATGACATTTGAGTTTATGTTTGTTTTTTTATTTTGGAATAAAAAATTCAGAATACCGTTATTAATTATTGGTTTTGGACTACATTTAGGGATATATATTGAATATCCAATACCTTATTTTGCCTTTGGTTGTATTGCAATTTATTTACTTTTAGTTCCGGTTTCATGGTGGGATAAAATTTGGAATAAACTAAAGAATACTAAAGAAAGCCTTACAGTTTTTTATGATAGTTCAGATATATTCTGTCAGAGATTAAAAGTTATAATTCAAAGTTTGGATGTTCTTAATCGGATTAAATTTATTGAGTATTTTGATGTTAAAGAATCAATTGATAAACTACCCGAGGGTAAGAAAGAAAAAATATATGCAGTAGATACAGAAAATGTAAGTTATGCCAAACAAAATTTGTTAAAAAAGGTTGTTAAGATTTCTCCTTTATGCTTTCCAATACTGTTTGGTAATAAAATAAATCTTTACAAAGAGTCTATTAATAAAAATTCAGGAGCTACCTTCAAAAAAATAAAATTAATAGAAGTAACTGATGATAATCCGTACAATCGAAAGCAAGATAAACTAAGAAATAGTATACTAGGATCATTTTTCTTTTTAGTAATTGTTTTTCAACTGCAGGTACACTATAGTTTTTTCGATTCTAATTCTACAACTTATTTTGTTAACCAAAATTTAGTGAAATATTTAGGAATATGTGAACACCCTGTATTTATGGATGACCATTTTAAAGGATATAATAATGTTTACGGTTTAAAATATAATAATAAATTCCTGCCAATTCTAAATGAAAAAGGTATGCCTGATGATTATTTAACTGGTGGTGTTTATGTAAATTGGTTGTGGAGGGTAAATAAACCATATGTGACAAAGGATACCTATTCTTTGAAAAAAGGACTAATGGATTATTCTTTATTTTGGGCACACCGAAATGAAATCGATTTATCCTTGAAACAAGAGTTCGAAATTGTAAGGAAAAAGATTAATGTCTCATTTAAATGGGAAAAAGATCTATTACGTAAAAATATAGATTCTCCCTGGGAAAAGACAGGCATATTAATATGGAAAAATAAAAATCCACAGTTCTTTTGGGATTCTAATTCTAAACAATAA
- a CDS encoding tetratricopeptide repeat protein, whose translation MQEKKATKKRIHTLLEYMIFLVIPLTIFFVITIKNKNKIEEATSNNSTTIIDQKNLAQENKLINKAIECINQKKYKESIDINLEVLSLNPNNKYAYNNIGFAYGSLKQWDIGIEYCSKAIELDPNFKLAKNNLNWMKSKK comes from the coding sequence ATGCAAGAAAAAAAAGCAACTAAAAAAAGGATCCACACATTACTAGAATATATGATTTTTCTGGTTATCCCATTAACAATATTCTTTGTTATCACTATAAAAAATAAAAATAAGATTGAAGAAGCAACATCTAACAATTCTACAACTATAATTGATCAAAAAAATCTTGCCCAAGAAAACAAACTAATTAATAAGGCTATTGAATGTATTAATCAAAAAAAATACAAAGAAAGCATTGATATAAATTTAGAAGTATTATCTCTAAATCCTAATAATAAATATGCCTATAACAATATTGGTTTCGCATATGGAAGTTTAAAACAATGGGATATAGGAATAGAATATTGTTCTAAAGCAATTGAATTAGATCCAAATTTTAAGCTTGCAAAAAACAACTTGAATTGGATGAAAAGTAAAAAATAA
- a CDS encoding tetratricopeptide repeat protein → MKFELPFKMNYKKGFIILAIMIGFLMPFLSFDYGITEDARLHNEHGKRILDYFKGLDDTAALSPIDENGALINISTSELNQKRGMNGFGGVFDLLSNFLYQYFSFVGEYELRNIINSIFGLLLFLFCGLLGKELGGWRTGLLCFVFVILTPTLFGQAMYNPKDIPFAAFYIFSTFHIVKLLKELPKVTLKRAFYLILNISLLINIRLLGLVAFGYIFIAFGAWWLFKSYKQKINKTSIKNDLIVVVKITAICILAYIATSVFWPYLHTNPVTAPIELFFVLKEFKGFISIQLFEGEWHSSFEMPWYYTIKSLFIISTPLHLILGVILIPLLFFKEKKEKIVHISIILFASLFPILLVVLGGPNSYDNGRHFLFALPPLIVICGLSWDKLLSIKIGKNIKWGIYIILALLLVQPLKFMVTNHPFQSMYFSPIIGGVKGAYGNYEIDYWGVAIKPAIEWLEENAEDISKEKPARVRMYYGEQLKAKYYLDKTSKLEYVLAGENTSDWDYGIVMLTEAKFDKNLKENWPPLNTIHEIKVGDVPVCFIVKNDFKPNDIHSLKQQLSKKPTVDGYIELSLLYYNEQNYFKCIEASEKVIQLDSNNSIAYNNICSSYNMLFMYDEAKAACEKSLELRPDVLLTQNNLNAANDGVKKMKSKTFTVKEYLTLGYNYYQKKDYENCIRVSKEVLEIDPNNAIAYNNICTSYNALGEYDKAIEACNRAIEIAPDFKLAKNNIKFAKDRLSREE, encoded by the coding sequence ATGAAATTTGAGCTGCCCTTTAAAATGAACTATAAAAAAGGCTTTATAATCTTAGCAATTATGATAGGCTTCTTAATGCCTTTTTTAAGTTTTGATTATGGGATAACAGAGGATGCTAGATTGCATAACGAACATGGAAAACGTATTCTTGATTACTTTAAAGGTTTAGATGATACAGCAGCACTAAGCCCTATAGATGAAAATGGAGCACTTATTAATATTTCTACAAGTGAGCTAAATCAAAAAAGAGGAATGAATGGATTTGGAGGCGTTTTTGATTTGCTATCTAATTTTTTGTATCAATATTTTTCATTTGTAGGAGAGTATGAATTGAGAAATATTATCAATTCTATTTTTGGACTGTTATTATTTCTGTTTTGCGGCTTATTGGGTAAAGAATTAGGAGGGTGGAGAACAGGATTATTGTGTTTTGTTTTTGTAATATTAACTCCAACTCTATTTGGGCAGGCTATGTATAACCCAAAAGATATTCCTTTTGCAGCATTTTATATTTTCTCTACCTTTCATATTGTAAAATTGCTAAAGGAACTTCCTAAAGTGACTCTAAAAAGAGCTTTTTATTTAATTCTTAATATCTCCTTGCTTATAAATATTAGACTTCTGGGACTTGTGGCTTTCGGCTATATTTTTATTGCTTTTGGTGCCTGGTGGCTTTTTAAGAGCTATAAACAAAAAATCAATAAAACTTCAATAAAAAATGATTTGATTGTAGTGGTCAAAATCACTGCAATATGTATCTTGGCTTATATAGCAACAAGTGTTTTCTGGCCATACCTTCATACTAACCCTGTTACTGCTCCGATTGAATTGTTCTTTGTGCTTAAAGAATTTAAGGGGTTTATAAGTATTCAATTATTTGAGGGTGAATGGCATAGTAGTTTTGAGATGCCATGGTATTATACCATAAAAAGTTTATTTATTATTTCTACGCCACTGCATTTGATTTTAGGTGTTATTTTAATTCCGTTATTGTTTTTTAAAGAAAAGAAAGAAAAAATAGTACATATTTCTATAATTTTATTTGCTTCACTTTTTCCAATATTACTAGTTGTTTTAGGAGGACCAAATAGTTATGATAATGGCAGGCATTTTTTATTTGCTTTGCCACCTTTGATTGTAATATGTGGATTGTCATGGGATAAATTACTGTCCATTAAAATAGGAAAGAATATTAAATGGGGGATATATATAATTCTTGCTTTGTTATTAGTACAACCTTTAAAATTTATGGTGACCAATCACCCTTTTCAATCCATGTATTTTAGCCCAATTATTGGTGGGGTAAAAGGCGCTTATGGAAATTATGAAATTGATTATTGGGGAGTTGCTATAAAACCTGCTATAGAGTGGTTAGAGGAAAATGCTGAAGATATTAGTAAGGAGAAACCAGCAAGGGTTCGAATGTACTATGGTGAACAATTAAAAGCTAAATATTATTTGGATAAAACCTCAAAATTAGAGTATGTTTTAGCAGGGGAGAATACTTCTGATTGGGATTATGGTATCGTTATGCTTACTGAAGCAAAGTTTGATAAAAATTTGAAGGAAAATTGGCCACCTCTCAATACGATACATGAGATAAAAGTTGGTGATGTACCTGTTTGTTTTATAGTAAAAAATGATTTTAAGCCTAATGATATCCATTCATTAAAACAACAGTTGTCTAAAAAACCGACCGTGGATGGATATATTGAACTCAGTTTGTTATATTATAATGAACAAAATTATTTTAAATGCATTGAAGCTTCTGAAAAAGTTATTCAATTAGACTCGAATAATAGTATAGCATATAATAACATATGTTCATCATACAATATGTTATTTATGTATGATGAGGCAAAGGCGGCTTGTGAGAAATCTTTGGAGCTAAGACCAGATGTATTATTAACTCAGAATAATTTAAATGCAGCAAATGATGGCGTTAAAAAGATGAAAAGTAAAACTTTTACGGTTAAGGAATACTTAACACTTGGGTATAATTATTATCAAAAAAAGGACTATGAAAATTGCATTAGAGTGAGCAAAGAAGTTTTGGAAATAGATCCAAATAATGCAATAGCTTATAATAATATTTGTACTTCTTATAATGCTTTGGGAGAATATGATAAGGCTATTGAAGCTTGTAACAGAGCTATAGAAATAGCTCCTGATTTTAAATTAGCTAAGAATAATATAAAATTTGCAAAAGATCGACTAAGCAGAGAAGAATAA